Part of the Candidatus Rokuibacteriota bacterium genome, AGCGGCGGCAGGAAATCCCACCGGCCTACGGGAGAAACCTGCCGCGGGGGCTGTTGCTCCCGCGTCTCCCAGCATCGGGAGCATGGCCGATGCTAAAGCGCGGATGAAGCCCCGGTCAAGGGGAACGCTGACGCGGTGGGCCCCCGGCTACGAGGAGAGGAGTGGCTCCCCGGGGGCCGCCGGGGCCGCGGGCGGCTCAGTAGAGCCGGTTCCTGTACCCCTCTTGATGACCTCCCCCTGGGCTCAGAGAAGGCGCTCGTCGAACCCGCACCGCGTCAGGACCTCGGGCTCGCCCTCGGTCACCACGAAGGTGTCTTCGAGCCGGACCCCCCCGCCGCCGCGGACGCCTCCCACCCAGATGAGCGGCTCCACGGCCAGCACCATCCCCGGTTCCAGCACCACTTCGCTCGAGCCCCGCTGGGGCTCGCCGATGTACGGCGGCTCGTTGGAGGAGATCCCGAGCCCGTGGCCGATGAAGAGGTGGAGGAGGTTTTGCTCGAGGCCGGCCCTGGCCGCCACCTGCTTGATCTCTGCCGCTATCTCGTTGTTCGTGCGGCTGGGACGCAGACCCCGGTGGGCGACCATCAGGCAGTCATAGACGGTCCGGTAGACCTTGCGCTGGATGTCGGAAGGCGTGCCGCAGATCACGGCCCGTCCCTCGTCGGAGAAGTAACCGTTCCAGCAGGCGCCGATGTCGATGAAGACCAGATCGCCGTTCCGGATGATCTTGTCCGTGGCGAAGCGCGTGGGCGGGGACATGCGCTCCCCCGAGGAGACGAAGGGGCTCGCGAGGTGGGCGAACTCGCCCCCGAGCCGGAAGAGCGTGCGCATCGCCTCGCCGGCCACCTCGCACTCGCGGACGCCGGGTTTGACCGCCTCAATCGCGGTTTCGGTCACGGCGTCAGCGATGGCCGCTGCCTCTCGCAAGAGCTGGATCTCCTCGGGCAGCTTGACCCGGCGAACCTCCTGCATGAAGGTCTCGCCGTCGGCCATCTGCGCCCGGTTGAGGTGCTTCGTGTAGGCGTTGAGCTGGGGCATCGTCATCCCGTCGAAGCCCACGCGCCCGCCCTCCGCGCCGTGTTCGCGGAGCACCCGAGCCGTGTGCTCCGCCGTCACGGCCTCGACCATCCCCACCTCTTCCATGATCGGGATGATCACGAAGTCGCCGATCCACGGCATCACCTCCTTCGCCCGAGCGTACTCGCCGCCGGACAGGAACAGGACCGGTTGTCCCTCGGGAAAGAGGATGACCCCGTACTGCGTCGTGGACCGGTACTGGAGCATGATCGCCCGGAGGCTGGTCAGGTAGCGGACGTTCTCGTCCTTCCAGAGGACGAGGGCGTCCAGGCCCTTCGCCCGCATGGCCTGCTGGGTCTTCGCGACGCGCGCCAGGCGCAGGCGGTCGAAGTCCACCCGTGCCTCGTAGTCAACCTGGAACTGCCCGCGCGCGTAGCCGTACATCGATTACTTCGGCTCCCACCCCACCGGGGCGCGGGCCGGCGAGGGATCGCCCGTCCAGCTCACGCGTAGACCTCGGGGTTGTACAGGTTCGGCGGCCGCCGCCCCTCGATTACCGCGACGATGTTCTCGGCCA contains:
- a CDS encoding aminopeptidase P family protein, which encodes MYGYARGQFQVDYEARVDFDRLRLARVAKTQQAMRAKGLDALVLWKDENVRYLTSLRAIMLQYRSTTQYGVILFPEGQPVLFLSGGEYARAKEVMPWIGDFVIIPIMEEVGMVEAVTAEHTARVLREHGAEGGRVGFDGMTMPQLNAYTKHLNRAQMADGETFMQEVRRVKLPEEIQLLREAAAIADAVTETAIEAVKPGVRECEVAGEAMRTLFRLGGEFAHLASPFVSSGERMSPPTRFATDKIIRNGDLVFIDIGACWNGYFSDEGRAVICGTPSDIQRKVYRTVYDCLMVAHRGLRPSRTNNEIAAEIKQVAARAGLEQNLLHLFIGHGLGISSNEPPYIGEPQRGSSEVVLEPGMVLAVEPLIWVGGVRGGGGVRLEDTFVVTEGEPEVLTRCGFDERLL